One Granulicella sp. 5B5 DNA window includes the following coding sequences:
- the uca gene encoding urea carboxylase, with translation MFRKVLIANRGAIACRIERTLRRMGVGSVAVYSEADKSSLHVLEADEAVLIGEAPAAASYLSFEAIFRAVEQTGAEAVHPGYGFLSENVQFARACAARGIAFIGPAPEHIEAFALKHTARATAQACGVPLLPGTGVLSGLEEALELAETLKYPVMLKSSGGGGGIGMRVCHSAEQLSEAYESVVRLSRANFGDSGVYLEKFVSRARHIEVQIFGDGKGGVLALGERDCSTQRRHQKVLEETPAPGLTDAIRQQLKDAAVLLGKAVNYASAGTVEFIYDEDTKEFYFLEVNTRLQVEHGVTEEVTGFDLVEWMVRQAAGEMPPLDSFVIEPRGASIEARVYAEDPARNFQPTPGKLTLVTFPDSSLARVETWIESGATITSYYDPMVAKIIVHGKDREEALEKMSAALAATAIDGTETNLRYLREIVKTPEFAAGTVTTSFLGTFAFTRDAIEVLEGGTQTTIQDYPGRVGYWNVGVPPSGPMDHLSFRIANRLVGNADNASAIEFATTGGRLRFHSDATIALTGAEMNAKLDGKLQPLWTKIEVKAGSTLSLGAAAKEGARTYLAVRGSFDTQPYLNSRSTFVLGGFGGHAGRALRSGDVLHIGQKELQFEAPAVLPAMSVPVLTHEWTIGVLFGPHTAPEFFTEDDIVMIFSTKWKVHYQSDRTGVRLVGPKPTWARTDGGEAGLHPSNIHDNAYAIGTIDFTGDMPILLGPDGPSLGGFVCPATIVQAELWKLGQLKAGDTVQFVRMSLAQAEAMEREQDEFLKDFSHAPPALPAVPVIEPAIVKQVTDRDPSMTFRADGDKYLLVEYGPLQLDLNLRFRIHILEQELRKADVQGIIDITPGIRSLHVHYDSRKLARKTLIDTLDEIDRVMPPLEDITVPSRVVYLPLSWDDPQAKLAQQKYTQAVRPDAPWCPSNIEFIRRINGLESIDEVYRIVHEARYLVLGLGDVYLGAPVATPLDPRHRLVTTKYNPARTWTPENAVGIGGAYMCVYGMEGPGGYQLVGRTIQMWNAWKSTPVFTPGTPWLLRFFDQVRFYDIGADELLTAREQFPHGRFPIRIEETTFSLAEYQKFLESIRDEAAAFKSHQKAAFDAERERWREAGLLTVAEPPEPEKEAESATVPEGCDGVSSPLTANVFQIAVKAGDAVIEDQKLIVLDAMKTEIAIGAPMNGVVEEIHCEVGAVINAGQLLVSIRPS, from the coding sequence ATGTTCCGTAAGGTTTTGATTGCCAACCGCGGAGCGATTGCGTGCAGGATCGAACGCACGCTGCGCCGCATGGGGGTGGGTTCGGTTGCCGTGTATTCGGAGGCCGATAAGAGCTCGCTGCATGTGCTGGAGGCGGATGAAGCGGTACTGATTGGCGAGGCACCTGCGGCCGCGAGCTATCTTTCGTTTGAGGCGATCTTTCGCGCGGTGGAGCAGACGGGCGCCGAGGCCGTGCATCCGGGTTATGGATTTCTGAGTGAGAACGTGCAGTTTGCGCGTGCATGCGCGGCGCGGGGAATTGCTTTTATTGGACCGGCTCCTGAGCATATTGAAGCGTTTGCGTTGAAGCATACGGCGCGTGCGACAGCGCAGGCTTGCGGCGTTCCGCTGCTGCCGGGGACGGGTGTGCTTTCCGGATTGGAAGAGGCGCTGGAGCTGGCTGAGACGCTGAAGTATCCGGTGATGCTGAAGAGCTCGGGCGGTGGTGGCGGTATTGGGATGCGGGTGTGTCACTCGGCTGAACAACTGAGTGAGGCGTATGAGTCCGTAGTGCGGTTGAGCCGCGCAAACTTTGGCGACAGCGGTGTGTATCTGGAAAAGTTCGTGTCGCGGGCGCGGCACATTGAGGTACAGATTTTTGGCGATGGCAAGGGTGGCGTGCTGGCGCTGGGTGAACGCGATTGCTCGACGCAGCGGCGGCACCAGAAGGTGCTGGAGGAGACTCCGGCGCCTGGACTGACGGATGCGATACGCCAGCAGCTGAAGGATGCTGCGGTGCTGCTGGGCAAGGCTGTGAACTATGCCTCGGCCGGCACGGTGGAGTTTATCTACGACGAGGACACGAAGGAGTTTTACTTCCTTGAGGTGAACACGCGGCTGCAGGTAGAGCACGGCGTGACCGAGGAGGTGACGGGGTTCGACCTCGTTGAATGGATGGTGCGGCAGGCTGCGGGTGAGATGCCTCCGCTGGATTCATTTGTGATTGAGCCGCGTGGTGCTTCGATTGAGGCGCGCGTGTATGCCGAAGATCCGGCGCGCAATTTTCAGCCGACTCCGGGCAAGCTGACGCTGGTGACGTTTCCCGATAGCAGCCTTGCGCGCGTGGAGACGTGGATCGAGTCGGGAGCCACCATCACCTCCTACTATGACCCGATGGTGGCGAAGATCATCGTGCATGGGAAGGACCGCGAGGAAGCGCTGGAGAAGATGAGCGCTGCGCTGGCGGCGACGGCGATCGATGGGACTGAGACGAACCTGCGGTATCTGCGCGAGATTGTGAAGACGCCGGAGTTTGCAGCGGGCACAGTGACGACATCGTTCCTGGGGACGTTTGCGTTTACGCGCGATGCGATTGAGGTGCTTGAGGGCGGGACGCAGACGACGATCCAGGACTATCCGGGTCGCGTGGGGTACTGGAATGTGGGTGTGCCGCCTTCAGGGCCGATGGACCACCTGTCGTTCAGAATTGCGAACAGGCTGGTGGGCAATGCGGACAACGCTTCCGCGATTGAGTTTGCTACTACGGGTGGGCGGCTACGGTTTCATTCAGACGCGACGATTGCGCTGACGGGCGCGGAGATGAACGCGAAGCTCGATGGCAAGCTGCAACCGCTGTGGACAAAGATTGAGGTGAAGGCAGGCAGCACGCTGAGCCTCGGAGCGGCGGCGAAGGAAGGCGCGCGCACGTATCTGGCCGTGCGCGGGAGCTTCGATACGCAGCCATATTTGAACAGCCGCAGCACATTTGTGCTTGGTGGTTTTGGTGGCCATGCTGGACGGGCGTTGCGCTCCGGAGATGTGCTGCACATTGGACAGAAAGAGTTGCAGTTTGAAGCACCAGCAGTATTGCCTGCGATGTCTGTTCCAGTGCTCACGCATGAGTGGACGATCGGCGTGCTGTTTGGACCGCACACGGCGCCGGAGTTTTTTACCGAAGACGATATTGTGATGATCTTCTCCACGAAGTGGAAGGTGCACTACCAGAGCGACCGTACGGGCGTTCGTCTGGTGGGACCGAAGCCGACGTGGGCGAGAACGGATGGGGGTGAGGCGGGACTGCATCCGTCGAACATTCATGACAATGCGTATGCGATCGGCACGATCGACTTCACGGGCGACATGCCGATTCTGCTGGGGCCCGATGGGCCGAGCCTGGGTGGATTTGTTTGCCCGGCGACGATCGTGCAGGCAGAGCTGTGGAAGCTGGGACAGCTGAAGGCCGGCGACACCGTTCAATTTGTGCGGATGAGCCTGGCGCAGGCCGAGGCCATGGAGCGCGAGCAGGATGAGTTCTTGAAGGACTTCAGCCATGCACCGCCTGCGTTGCCTGCGGTGCCGGTTATTGAACCGGCCATCGTGAAGCAGGTGACGGACCGCGATCCTTCGATGACGTTTCGCGCGGATGGCGATAAGTATCTGCTGGTGGAGTATGGGCCGCTGCAGCTTGATCTGAACCTTCGCTTCCGCATTCATATTCTGGAGCAGGAGCTGCGCAAGGCGGATGTGCAGGGAATTATCGACATCACGCCGGGCATACGGTCTCTGCATGTGCACTATGACAGCCGCAAGCTGGCGCGGAAGACGCTGATCGATACGCTGGATGAGATCGATCGCGTGATGCCGCCGCTGGAGGACATCACGGTGCCTTCGCGCGTGGTGTATCTGCCGCTGTCGTGGGATGATCCGCAGGCGAAGCTGGCGCAGCAGAAGTACACGCAGGCGGTGCGGCCTGATGCGCCGTGGTGCCCTTCGAACATTGAGTTCATTCGCCGCATCAATGGGCTGGAGTCGATTGATGAGGTGTATCGCATTGTGCATGAGGCGCGATACCTGGTGCTGGGGCTGGGAGATGTGTATCTCGGTGCGCCGGTGGCGACGCCGCTCGACCCGCGGCACAGGCTGGTGACGACGAAGTACAACCCGGCGCGGACGTGGACGCCGGAGAATGCTGTCGGTATCGGCGGCGCCTATATGTGCGTGTATGGCATGGAAGGGCCGGGCGGGTATCAGCTGGTAGGGCGGACGATCCAGATGTGGAACGCGTGGAAGTCGACACCCGTGTTTACGCCGGGGACGCCGTGGCTGCTGCGGTTCTTTGACCAGGTGCGTTTCTACGACATTGGCGCGGATGAGTTGCTGACGGCGCGCGAGCAGTTTCCTCATGGACGCTTCCCTATCCGGATTGAGGAGACGACGTTCAGCCTGGCGGAGTATCAGAAGTTCCTGGAGTCGATTCGCGATGAGGCGGCGGCGTTCAAGAGCCATCAGAAGGCGGCGTTCGATGCGGAGCGAGAGCGCTGGCGCGAGGCTGGGTTGCTGACTGTCGCAGAACCTCCGGAGCCGGAGAAAGAGGCTGAGAGCGCGACGGTTCCTGAAGGCTGTGACGGCGTGTCTTCCCCGCTGACGGCGAATGTGTTTCAGATTGCGGTGAAGGCCGGCGATGCGGTGATAGAAGACCAGAAGCTGATTGTGCTGGATGCGATGAAGACAGAGATCGCGATTGGAGCGCCGATGAACGGCGTTGTGGAAGAGATCCACTGCGAGGTCGGGGCTGTGATCAATGCCGGGCAGCTGCTGGTTTCGATTCGCCCTTCCTGA
- a CDS encoding urea amidolyase associated protein UAAP1: MKSTTLWEEVLAGSSSWSHILKRGTALRIETLEDNCNVGAIFLNADNFAERLTLADTLKAQHIARLTTGSVLYSDMGRVLCSITEDTVGWHDPLAGCSDATSVEKKYGKLSYQEARNEWHQSALDGFLIELAKYGLNRRDLMMNVNFFSKVSVQDDGSLHYVAGNAPAGSVVELRAEMNTLVILNTCQHPMEPGSSYTKRPVKLTVKKVEAPAVDDVCRVACPENTRGFILTERYFL; encoded by the coding sequence TTGAAGTCAACCACCCTCTGGGAAGAAGTTCTTGCTGGCTCGTCTTCCTGGTCGCACATCCTGAAGCGCGGAACCGCTTTGCGCATAGAGACGTTGGAAGACAATTGCAATGTGGGCGCGATTTTTTTGAACGCCGACAACTTTGCAGAACGCCTGACGCTGGCGGACACGCTGAAGGCGCAGCACATCGCACGGCTGACAACGGGGAGCGTTCTGTACTCCGATATGGGCAGGGTGCTGTGCTCGATTACAGAGGACACGGTGGGGTGGCATGACCCGTTGGCCGGCTGCTCCGACGCGACGAGCGTGGAGAAGAAGTATGGCAAGCTGAGCTACCAGGAGGCGCGAAACGAGTGGCACCAGAGTGCGCTTGACGGCTTTTTAATTGAGCTGGCCAAGTACGGCTTGAACCGCCGCGACCTGATGATGAATGTCAACTTCTTCAGCAAGGTGAGCGTGCAGGACGATGGCAGCCTGCATTATGTTGCGGGCAACGCGCCTGCGGGGTCTGTGGTGGAACTGCGAGCGGAGATGAATACGCTGGTGATCCTGAATACGTGCCAGCACCCGATGGAACCAGGCTCCTCCTACACCAAGCGGCCTGTGAAGCTGACCGTGAAGAAGGTGGAGGCACCGGCGGTCGACGATGTATGCCGCGTTGCGTGCCCGGAGAACACACGAGGATTCATCCTCACAGAACGCTACTTCCTGTAA
- a CDS encoding urea amidolyase associated protein UAAP2: MPETVIEISPRVAETATFSATVGAGDSFVHEVRQGQYLRIIDMEGNQATDVLFYNAHDYSDRYSAQDTIREQGNIYLTTGTKLYSTARHVLLTIVADTCGRHDTLGGACSTESNQVRYAIEKKHMHACRQSFIKGAQMWSEQTGHILEKRDLTANVNFFMNVPVTPAGKLTFEDGVSDAGKYVELRAEMDVLVLISNCPQLNNPCNAYNPTPVQVLIWDEE; the protein is encoded by the coding sequence ATGCCGGAGACAGTGATTGAGATCAGCCCTCGGGTGGCGGAGACAGCGACGTTCAGCGCGACTGTGGGTGCGGGCGACTCGTTTGTGCATGAGGTGCGGCAGGGACAGTATCTGCGCATCATCGACATGGAGGGCAACCAGGCGACGGACGTGCTGTTCTACAACGCGCATGATTACTCCGACCGCTACAGCGCGCAGGATACGATCCGCGAACAGGGCAACATCTACCTGACGACGGGTACGAAGTTGTACTCGACGGCGCGGCATGTGCTGCTGACGATTGTGGCGGACACGTGTGGGCGGCATGACACGTTGGGCGGAGCGTGCTCGACGGAGAGCAACCAGGTGCGGTATGCGATCGAGAAGAAGCATATGCATGCGTGCCGGCAGAGCTTTATCAAGGGCGCGCAGATGTGGTCCGAGCAGACGGGACACATACTGGAGAAACGCGACCTGACGGCAAACGTTAACTTCTTTATGAACGTGCCGGTGACGCCAGCAGGTAAGCTTACGTTTGAGGACGGGGTCTCGGACGCAGGCAAGTATGTGGAGTTGCGGGCGGAGATGGATGTGCTGGTACTGATCTCCAACTGCCCGCAGCTGAACAACCCGTGCAACGCCTACAACCCAACGCCGGTGCAAGTCCTGATCTGGGATGAGGAGTAG
- a CDS encoding PQQ-binding-like beta-propeller repeat protein, with protein MSSGVLLCGLLTVSAANGQQPDAATPPAGKAPMARRPHRVPKPGVATPGVSVSMADIKPVASFPVEGSPDWSVVTKDSLWVTSGRTNHVVQLIPATNTVGLSVDVSRPCSGLANGFGSVWAPSCGDHEVLRIDPKTGKTIATIAADPANSEGGITVGAGAVWIVTKPATLVRIDPKKNAITASYPLPAGSDNPTFADGFVWVSSYDNGQLLKVNPKTGEVAATIAVGPKPRFLTVGAGSIWTLNQGDGTVSRVNMKTGKLVATIVCGVPGTGGEITFGAGRVWATMFEFPITEIDPATNTVVKQWGGPGGDGIRFGFHSIWLSNGRLGTVSRIAPILK; from the coding sequence GTGAGCAGCGGGGTTCTGCTGTGTGGGTTGTTGACGGTATCGGCCGCAAACGGCCAGCAACCGGATGCGGCGACGCCTCCTGCGGGCAAGGCCCCCATGGCTAGACGGCCGCATCGCGTGCCGAAGCCGGGTGTCGCGACGCCGGGTGTGTCGGTGTCGATGGCGGACATAAAGCCGGTGGCCAGCTTCCCGGTCGAGGGCAGCCCGGACTGGTCTGTCGTGACCAAGGACTCGCTTTGGGTGACGAGCGGGCGGACAAACCATGTGGTGCAGCTGATTCCGGCAACGAATACGGTGGGATTGAGCGTGGATGTGTCGCGGCCCTGTTCAGGGCTGGCGAATGGATTTGGCTCGGTGTGGGCGCCGAGTTGCGGCGACCATGAGGTGCTGCGGATCGATCCCAAGACGGGTAAGACGATTGCAACGATTGCCGCTGACCCTGCGAACTCCGAGGGCGGGATCACGGTGGGCGCGGGCGCGGTGTGGATTGTGACCAAGCCGGCGACGCTGGTGCGCATCGATCCTAAGAAGAATGCGATCACGGCGAGCTATCCGCTGCCTGCGGGATCGGATAACCCCACGTTTGCGGACGGTTTTGTGTGGGTTTCAAGCTATGACAATGGCCAGTTGCTGAAGGTGAATCCGAAGACGGGCGAGGTGGCGGCGACGATTGCCGTGGGACCGAAGCCGCGATTCCTGACGGTGGGTGCGGGTTCCATATGGACTTTGAACCAAGGCGACGGCACGGTCAGCCGCGTGAACATGAAGACGGGGAAGCTGGTGGCGACGATCGTCTGCGGCGTTCCAGGCACGGGCGGCGAGATTACGTTTGGCGCCGGGCGCGTGTGGGCGACAATGTTTGAGTTTCCAATTACAGAGATCGATCCCGCGACGAACACTGTGGTGAAGCAGTGGGGCGGCCCGGGCGGCGATGGCATTCGGTTCGGCTTCCATTCGATATGGCTTTCGAACGGAAGACTGGGCACGGTGTCACGCATTGCACCGATCCTGAAGTAG
- the atzF gene encoding allophanate hydrolase: MDIHSLRNGYASGQLTPEAVVKQAYDRIETEGLHPVWISVVPRETALARARELATKPLAELPLYGIPFAVKDNIDVAGLPTTAACPAYAYTPEQSATVVERLEAAGAILIGKTNMDQFATGLVGTRTPYGACSSVFDKRYISGGSSAGSAVAVAAGLVSFSLGTDTAGSGRVPAMFNNLIGLKPTRGVLSAHGVVPACRSLDCVSVFAETAEDAATVLRAARGYDERDDYSRVAPIGGGASPWASSAGFRFGVPKADALEWFGDNENPALYQAAVAKLTELGGVAVEIDITAFLETAQLLYKGPWVAERYAAIKTFFEAHSGDMDKTVAQIIQSATKYSAADTFSAMYRLEELRRRTQAVWQTMDVMLLPTAPRTYTHEEIAAAPIERNSHLGQYTNFVNLLDLSAVAVPAGFRPDGLPFGVSVIGKAFADEALLLLADRLQRGLVTTLGGSQRKLAETPVVPAMTPPPGCLLVAVVGAHLSGQPLNWQLTQRKGRLFRTCRTHPDYKFYALKDTVPPKPGLVHIPGFEGPGIEVEIWALPEETVGSFVDGVPPPLTIGSLRLEDGSLVKGFLAEPVAIEGSREITQFGGWRRYLSSL; the protein is encoded by the coding sequence ATGGATATACACTCGCTCCGCAATGGCTATGCTTCCGGCCAGCTGACTCCTGAGGCTGTCGTCAAACAAGCTTATGACCGCATAGAAACAGAAGGACTGCATCCGGTGTGGATCAGTGTTGTACCGCGTGAGACGGCGCTGGCTCGTGCGCGTGAGCTGGCGACAAAGCCGCTGGCCGAGCTGCCACTGTATGGCATTCCATTTGCAGTGAAGGACAACATCGATGTTGCAGGACTGCCGACGACGGCGGCATGTCCGGCATATGCGTACACCCCGGAGCAGAGTGCGACGGTGGTGGAACGGCTGGAGGCTGCGGGAGCAATCCTGATTGGCAAGACGAACATGGACCAGTTCGCGACGGGGCTGGTGGGTACGCGAACGCCTTATGGTGCATGCTCAAGCGTCTTTGACAAGCGGTATATCTCGGGTGGGTCGAGCGCGGGTTCGGCTGTGGCAGTGGCGGCGGGGCTGGTGAGTTTTTCGCTGGGGACCGATACGGCCGGATCAGGGCGCGTACCTGCGATGTTCAACAACCTGATTGGGCTGAAGCCGACACGTGGTGTGTTGAGTGCGCATGGCGTGGTGCCCGCGTGCCGTTCGTTGGACTGCGTGTCAGTATTTGCGGAGACGGCTGAGGATGCGGCGACGGTACTGCGTGCGGCGCGTGGCTATGACGAGCGGGATGACTACTCGCGGGTTGCGCCGATTGGTGGTGGGGCGTCGCCGTGGGCTTCCTCCGCTGGCTTTCGATTTGGGGTGCCGAAGGCCGATGCACTGGAGTGGTTCGGCGATAACGAAAACCCTGCGCTATATCAGGCGGCTGTTGCCAAGCTGACTGAGCTGGGTGGCGTGGCGGTTGAGATCGACATTACGGCGTTTCTGGAGACAGCGCAGCTGCTGTACAAGGGACCTTGGGTGGCGGAGCGGTATGCCGCGATCAAGACGTTCTTTGAGGCGCATAGCGGAGACATGGACAAGACCGTTGCGCAGATTATTCAGAGCGCCACGAAGTACTCCGCTGCGGACACATTCAGCGCGATGTATCGGCTGGAAGAGCTGCGGCGCAGGACGCAGGCGGTGTGGCAGACGATGGATGTGATGCTGCTGCCGACAGCGCCGCGCACGTATACGCATGAGGAGATTGCGGCTGCGCCGATTGAACGCAACAGCCACCTGGGTCAGTACACAAACTTTGTGAACCTGCTGGACCTTTCCGCGGTAGCTGTGCCTGCAGGCTTTCGGCCGGATGGCTTGCCGTTTGGTGTGAGTGTGATCGGCAAGGCGTTCGCCGACGAGGCACTGCTATTGCTGGCGGACCGGTTGCAGCGTGGTTTGGTGACAACGCTGGGTGGCTCGCAACGAAAGCTGGCGGAGACGCCTGTGGTGCCTGCGATGACTCCGCCGCCGGGTTGCCTGCTGGTGGCTGTGGTGGGAGCCCACTTGAGTGGTCAGCCGCTGAACTGGCAACTGACGCAGCGCAAGGGACGGTTGTTCCGTACCTGCCGCACGCATCCTGACTATAAGTTCTATGCGCTGAAAGATACTGTGCCGCCAAAGCCGGGGCTGGTGCATATTCCGGGATTCGAGGGACCGGGTATCGAGGTAGAGATATGGGCGCTGCCGGAGGAGACAGTCGGCAGCTTTGTGGATGGTGTGCCGCCGCCGTTGACGATCGGGTCGTTGCGGCTGGAGGATGGCTCGCTGGTGAAGGGCTTTCTCGCGGAGCCCGTGGCGATTGAGGGGTCGCGTGAGATCACGCAGTTCGGTGGCTGGCGTAGATATCTGAGCAGCCTGTAG